In Nitrospira sp., a single genomic region encodes these proteins:
- a CDS encoding VOC family protein codes for MKAHYLGHVVFYVKDLERALAFYRDLLGFEEVGRIFNGAAAALTSGRTHHELLLIQVGEAPGPPAGRRRGLYHIGIKIGDTLDELRAAKKDLEQAGVAIDGMSDHTVSQSLYLRDPDGNEVELYVDAGESLWKNNPAAVLSPIKPLHL; via the coding sequence ATGAAAGCTCACTACCTCGGTCACGTCGTGTTCTATGTGAAGGATCTCGAACGGGCGTTGGCATTTTATCGTGATCTGCTGGGCTTCGAGGAAGTCGGGCGGATCTTCAATGGAGCGGCGGCCGCGCTGACCTCGGGCCGCACCCATCATGAACTGTTGTTGATTCAAGTCGGTGAGGCGCCGGGGCCGCCGGCCGGCCGAAGGCGCGGACTCTATCACATCGGGATCAAGATCGGCGACACTCTCGACGAATTGCGCGCCGCCAAAAAGGACTTGGAACAAGCCGGCGTCGCCATCGACGGCATGAGCGACCATACAGTCAGCCAAAGTCTCTATTTGCGCGATCCGGACGGCAATGAAGTCGAGCTCTATGTCGATGCCGGCGAATCGCTGTGGAAGAACAATCCGGCGGCGGTCCTGTCGCCGATCAAGCCGCTGCATCTGTGA
- a CDS encoding SDR family NAD(P)-dependent oxidoreductase, translating to MSLKGKVVVIAGGSGALGQTVTPAFAQSGARVITVDRHPPPAAVAAGNAMEADVTDEPSVRRLVDEVIRTAGRLDVLVNLVGGFAMGRLTDSDVSLWQRMLTMNLTPAFLLSKAVLPHMMERRAGRLLHVAAWAAVEPFPGAAAYIVSKSGLVSLIRTLSIELTGSGVTVNGVLPGTIDTSGNRKAMPDADPSTWVRPGSIAQTLMFLASDEAAQINGALIPIR from the coding sequence ATGTCGTTGAAGGGGAAAGTCGTGGTGATCGCCGGAGGGTCCGGCGCGCTGGGTCAGACGGTCACCCCGGCCTTCGCGCAATCCGGCGCCCGCGTGATCACGGTAGACCGTCATCCGCCGCCGGCAGCGGTTGCAGCCGGGAACGCGATGGAGGCGGATGTGACCGATGAACCCTCCGTCCGTCGCCTCGTGGATGAGGTGATCAGAACAGCGGGCCGTCTTGATGTACTGGTCAACCTGGTCGGCGGCTTTGCGATGGGGCGCCTCACGGACAGCGATGTGTCCCTCTGGCAGCGGATGTTGACCATGAATCTGACTCCGGCCTTTCTGCTCTCAAAAGCCGTGCTGCCCCACATGATGGAGCGTCGAGCCGGACGTCTCCTGCATGTGGCGGCCTGGGCGGCCGTCGAGCCGTTTCCCGGGGCGGCGGCCTACATCGTGTCGAAGTCGGGCCTCGTCTCGCTGATTCGCACCCTCTCAATCGAACTGACCGGGTCGGGCGTAACGGTCAACGGAGTGTTGCCCGGTACGATCGACACGTCCGGCAATAGGAAGGCCATGCCGGATGCCGATCCGTCCACCTGGGTCAGGCCCGGATCTATCGCCCAGACCTTGATGTTTCTCGCCTCCGATGAAGCCGCCCAAATCAACGGAGCGCTGATCCCGATCAGGTAA
- a CDS encoding ester cyclase, which translates to MSTTQLQQRLQGLLDHIRNGKIIEAMNEFYDKEAVMQDNANPPTRGLAANIEREKQFLNGVKEWKGFAVKASAAGDNVTFYEGTMDFIATNGQPVHMEQVSVARWNNGKIVHERFYYDTGSKP; encoded by the coding sequence ATGAGCACAACCCAACTTCAGCAACGACTCCAGGGCTTGCTTGATCATATCCGTAACGGCAAGATCATCGAAGCGATGAACGAATTCTACGACAAGGAGGCGGTGATGCAAGATAACGCCAACCCTCCGACCAGAGGTCTGGCGGCGAACATCGAACGGGAGAAGCAGTTTCTGAACGGAGTGAAGGAATGGAAGGGGTTCGCCGTCAAGGCCAGCGCGGCGGGCGACAACGTGACGTTCTATGAAGGCACGATGGATTTCATCGCCACCAACGGCCAGCCGGTCCATATGGAACAGGTGTCCGTGGCGAGGTGGAACAACGGCAAGATCGTGCACGAGCGGTTCTACTACGACACCGGCTCCAAACCGTAA
- a CDS encoding VOC family protein, translating to MAVQVYGCNHVVIEVTDAKKAVRFYSDVFGLTMLRGGEGAAWCKLGEHQFMAIFEVDTLQPDRTKHFGLMVRDEEQIKEVRNKLIRKYKLKLAPGFRCDFRDPWGNRIQVVDLSDESLVWLLPYQEVQKAGLTFTKPTRKEKKR from the coding sequence ATGGCGGTGCAGGTCTATGGGTGCAATCATGTGGTCATCGAAGTCACGGATGCGAAAAAGGCCGTGCGGTTCTACTCCGACGTGTTCGGACTCACGATGCTGCGCGGGGGCGAAGGCGCCGCCTGGTGCAAGCTCGGCGAGCATCAGTTCATGGCGATCTTCGAGGTCGACACACTCCAGCCGGATCGCACGAAACATTTCGGGCTGATGGTGCGCGATGAGGAGCAGATCAAGGAGGTACGCAATAAGCTGATCAGAAAATATAAGCTCAAGTTGGCGCCGGGATTCCGGTGCGACTTCCGCGATCCTTGGGGCAATCGCATTCAAGTGGTCGATCTGAGCGACGAGTCGCTCGTCTGGCTCCTCCCCTACCAGGAGGTGCAGAAAGCCGGCCTGACGTTTACCAAACCGACGCGAAAGGAGAAGAAACGATGA